The Lycium ferocissimum isolate CSIRO_LF1 chromosome 1, AGI_CSIRO_Lferr_CH_V1, whole genome shotgun sequence genome includes a region encoding these proteins:
- the LOC132033727 gene encoding uncharacterized protein LOC132033727 isoform X1: MESAKRWFSKLVKKDKPKPPKKQETTSNGKEGSKLSSHEETPSTATKQKVAAAKQYIEKHYKEQMKSLQERRERRNMLEKKLADAEVSEEEQSNLLKYLEKKETEFMRLQRHKMGADDFEPLTMIGKGAFGEVRICREKATGHVYAMKKLKKSEMLRRGQVEHVKAERNLLAEVESNCIVKLYCSFQDEEYLYLIMEYLPGGDMMTLLMRKDTLTEDEARFYVGETVLAIESIHKHNYIHRDIKPDNLLLDRHGHMKLSDFGLCKPLDCSNLQEKDFTAANKLSGALLSDGRPAPPRRTQQEQLLHWQKNRRMLAYSTVGTPDYIAPEVLLKKGYGCECDWWSLGAIMYEMLVGYPPFYSDEPMSTCRKIVNWRTHLKFPEEAKLSPEAKDLICKLLCNVEQRLGTRGASEIKAHPWFKGVEWDKLYQMKAAFIPEVNDELDTQNFEKFEEGDNQIPTAAKSGPWRKMLSSKDVNFMGYTYKNFEIVNDNDVAQMAELKKKSNKAKRPTVKSLFNDDSEATNSQQAHGSFLNLLPPHLEESSKQAEQL, encoded by the exons ATGGAGAGTGCCAAACGATGGTTCAGTAAGCTTGTCAAAAAAGATAAGCCCAAGCCTCCGAAGAAGCAGGAAACTACTAGTAATGGGAAAGAAGGGTCAAAATTGTCATCACATGAGGAAACACCTTCAACTGCCACTAAACAGAAAGTTGCAGCTGCCAAGCAGTACATAGAAAAACACTACAAGGAACAAATGAAGAGCTTGCAGGAGCGTAGAGAGCG ACGcaatatgcttgaaaaaaaattagctGATGCTGAGGTTTCTGAGGAAGAACAGAGCAATTTACTGAAGTACCTTGAGAAAAAGGAGACAGAATTTATGCGCCTTCAAAGGCATAAAATGGGTGCTGATGATTTTGAGCCTTTGACAATGATAGGAAAGGGTGCATTCGGGGAG GTTAGAATATGTAGGGAGAAGGCAACTGGTCATGTCTACGCCATGAAAAAGCTTAAGAAATCAGAAATGCTTCGTAGAGGCCAG GTTGAACATGTTAAAGCCGAAAGAAATCTGCTTGCTGAAGTGGAGAGCAATTGCATTGTTAAGCTCTATTGCTCTTTCCAAGATGAGGAGTATCTTTATCTAATAATGGAGTATCTTCCTGGTGGAGATATGATGACTTTGCTGATGCGCAAGGATACTTTAACAGAAGACGAGGCCAGGTTTTATGTGGGGGAGACGGTCCTTGCTATAGAATCTATCCATAAACACAATTATATTCACAG AGATATCAAGCCTGATAACTTACTACTTGATAGACACGGGCACATGAAATTATCAGATTTTGGATTATGTAAACCACTGGACTGCAGTAATCTTCAGGAAAAGGATTTCACAGCGGCAAATAAGTTAAGTGGTGCTCTTCTAAGCGACGGACGTCCAGCCCCTCCAAGGCGCACTCAACAGGAGCAACTGTTGCATTGGCAGAAGAATAGGAGGATGCTT GCTTATTCCACTGTTGGGACACCTGATTACATTGCTCCAGAGGTTTTACTGAAGAAAGGATATGGATGTGAATGTGATTG GTGGTCACTTGGCGCGATCATGTATGAAATGCTCGTGGGATATCCACCATTCTATTCTGATGAACCTATGTCCACCTGTAGAAAG ATTGTAAATTGGCGGACTCATCTTAAATTTCCTGAAGAGGCAAAACTATCTCCAGAAGCAAAAGATCTCATATGCAAACTCTTGTGTAATGTAGAGCAGAGGCTTGGGACCAGGGGTGCTAGTGAAATAAAG GCTCACCCATGGTTCAAAGGTGTTGAATGGGATAAACTTTATCAAATGAAAGCTGCATTTATTCCAGAAGTTAATGACGAGTTGGATACTCAGAATTTTGAGAAGTTTGAAGAG GGCGACAATCAAATTCCAACAGCAGCAAAATCAGGTCCATGGAGGAAG ATGCTCTCCTCAAAGGATGTCAACTTTATGGGTTACACTTACAAAAACTTTGAGATTgtgaatgataatgatgttgcACAAATGG ctgaattgaagaagaagagcaacAAAGCTAAGAGGCCAACTGTGAAGTCGCTTTTCA ATGACGATTCAGAGGCTACTAACTCTCAACAAGCTCATGGCAGTTTCCTTAATCTTTTACCTCCACACCTGGAAGAATCCTCGAAGCAGGCTGAACAACTATAG
- the LOC132033727 gene encoding uncharacterized protein LOC132033727 isoform X2 → MELVEVRICREKATGHVYAMKKLKKSEMLRRGQVEHVKAERNLLAEVESNCIVKLYCSFQDEEYLYLIMEYLPGGDMMTLLMRKDTLTEDEARFYVGETVLAIESIHKHNYIHRDIKPDNLLLDRHGHMKLSDFGLCKPLDCSNLQEKDFTAANKLSGALLSDGRPAPPRRTQQEQLLHWQKNRRMLAYSTVGTPDYIAPEVLLKKGYGCECDWWSLGAIMYEMLVGYPPFYSDEPMSTCRKIVNWRTHLKFPEEAKLSPEAKDLICKLLCNVEQRLGTRGASEIKAHPWFKGVEWDKLYQMKAAFIPEVNDELDTQNFEKFEEGDNQIPTAAKSGPWRKMLSSKDVNFMGYTYKNFEIVNDNDVAQMAELKKKSNKAKRPTVKSLFNDDSEATNSQQAHGSFLNLLPPHLEESSKQAEQL, encoded by the exons atggaattagtcgag GTTAGAATATGTAGGGAGAAGGCAACTGGTCATGTCTACGCCATGAAAAAGCTTAAGAAATCAGAAATGCTTCGTAGAGGCCAG GTTGAACATGTTAAAGCCGAAAGAAATCTGCTTGCTGAAGTGGAGAGCAATTGCATTGTTAAGCTCTATTGCTCTTTCCAAGATGAGGAGTATCTTTATCTAATAATGGAGTATCTTCCTGGTGGAGATATGATGACTTTGCTGATGCGCAAGGATACTTTAACAGAAGACGAGGCCAGGTTTTATGTGGGGGAGACGGTCCTTGCTATAGAATCTATCCATAAACACAATTATATTCACAG AGATATCAAGCCTGATAACTTACTACTTGATAGACACGGGCACATGAAATTATCAGATTTTGGATTATGTAAACCACTGGACTGCAGTAATCTTCAGGAAAAGGATTTCACAGCGGCAAATAAGTTAAGTGGTGCTCTTCTAAGCGACGGACGTCCAGCCCCTCCAAGGCGCACTCAACAGGAGCAACTGTTGCATTGGCAGAAGAATAGGAGGATGCTT GCTTATTCCACTGTTGGGACACCTGATTACATTGCTCCAGAGGTTTTACTGAAGAAAGGATATGGATGTGAATGTGATTG GTGGTCACTTGGCGCGATCATGTATGAAATGCTCGTGGGATATCCACCATTCTATTCTGATGAACCTATGTCCACCTGTAGAAAG ATTGTAAATTGGCGGACTCATCTTAAATTTCCTGAAGAGGCAAAACTATCTCCAGAAGCAAAAGATCTCATATGCAAACTCTTGTGTAATGTAGAGCAGAGGCTTGGGACCAGGGGTGCTAGTGAAATAAAG GCTCACCCATGGTTCAAAGGTGTTGAATGGGATAAACTTTATCAAATGAAAGCTGCATTTATTCCAGAAGTTAATGACGAGTTGGATACTCAGAATTTTGAGAAGTTTGAAGAG GGCGACAATCAAATTCCAACAGCAGCAAAATCAGGTCCATGGAGGAAG ATGCTCTCCTCAAAGGATGTCAACTTTATGGGTTACACTTACAAAAACTTTGAGATTgtgaatgataatgatgttgcACAAATGG ctgaattgaagaagaagagcaacAAAGCTAAGAGGCCAACTGTGAAGTCGCTTTTCA ATGACGATTCAGAGGCTACTAACTCTCAACAAGCTCATGGCAGTTTCCTTAATCTTTTACCTCCACACCTGGAAGAATCCTCGAAGCAGGCTGAACAACTATAG
- the LOC132068168 gene encoding probable protein kinase At2g41970 isoform X1 produces the protein MSSSSESNLGNYGFLIISAIMSIIIISYIKAIINFIKDRFYKQDNAASEVKEPSEAPHKVPPIEVHAEMSLDVLTILTDNFGQKALIAEGSYGRVFGAKLSNGQQVAIKQLDTSSSPEPDSVFAEQLQMVSRLKHEHFVTLMGYCLEANNRILVYEFATMGTLHDVLHGKPGSVLTWNQRVKIFCGVACGLEYLHEKVEPSIIHRDVRSSNVLLFDDFTTKIADFDLTNQSSEHFIRVQESFGYNAPEYAMTGQITRKSDVYNFGVILLELLTGRKPVDYTMPEGQQSLVTWATPLLSEDKVKECVDPKLNNEYPPTAIAKVAALAGLCVQEEPDFRPNMAIMVRALQPLLNVN, from the exons ATGTCTTCCTCTTCAGAATCAAATCTTGGCAACTATGGCTTCCTTATCATCAGTGCTATTATGtctatcatcatcattagttaCATTAAGGCTATCATTAATTTCATCAAGGATAGATTCTACAAACAAG ATAATGCAGCTAGTGAAGTAAAAGAGCCAAGTGAAGCTCCTCATAAAGTTCCACCAATTGAGGTACATGCAGAGATGTCCTTGGATGTGCTAACTATACTCACTGATAACTTTGGGCAGAAAGCTCTGATTGCCGAGGGATCCTATGGCCGTGTTTTTGGTGCTAAATTAAGCAATGGCCAACAAGTAGCAATAAAGCAATTGGATACTAGTTCTTCTCCGGAACCAGATTCTGTCTTCGCAGAACAG TTACAAATGGTTTCAAGACTTAAGCATGAGCATTTTGTGACTCTGATGGGTTACTGCTTAGAAGCAAACAACCGAATCTTGGTTTACGAGTTTGCAACCATGGGCACGCTGCATGATGTATTACATG GTAAGCCTGGTTCAGTTCTTACATGGAATCAGAGAGTTAAAATATTTTGTGGTGTAGCATGTGGCCTCGAATATCTACACGAAAAAGTTGAACCGTCAATTATTCATCGTGATGTCAGATCTAGCAATGTACTATTGTTTGATGATTTTACAACAAAGATTGCTGATTTCGACTTGACAAATCAGTCTTCAGAACATTTCATTAGAGTTCAAGAGAGTTTTGGCTACAATGCTCCAGA GTATGCCATGACAGGACAAATAACTCGGAAAAGTGATGTTTATAATTTTGGAGTTATTCTCTTAGAGCTGTTGACAGGAAGGAAGCCAGTAGATTATACAATGCCCGAAGGGCAACAAAGTCTTGTCACATGG GCAACTCCTCTATTAAGTGAAGATAAAGTGAAGGAGTGTGTTGATCCCAAACTAAACAATGAGTACCCTCCAACGGCAATTGCTAAG GTGGCAGCTCTTGCAGGATTATGTGTTCAAGAAGAGCCAGATTTTCGACCAAACATGGCAATTATGGTCAGGGCACTGCAGCCACTTCTCAATGTGAATTAA
- the LOC132068168 gene encoding probable protein kinase At2g41970 isoform X2: MSSSSESNLGNYGFLIISAIMSIIIISYIKAIINFIKDRFYKQASEVKEPSEAPHKVPPIEVHAEMSLDVLTILTDNFGQKALIAEGSYGRVFGAKLSNGQQVAIKQLDTSSSPEPDSVFAEQLQMVSRLKHEHFVTLMGYCLEANNRILVYEFATMGTLHDVLHGKPGSVLTWNQRVKIFCGVACGLEYLHEKVEPSIIHRDVRSSNVLLFDDFTTKIADFDLTNQSSEHFIRVQESFGYNAPEYAMTGQITRKSDVYNFGVILLELLTGRKPVDYTMPEGQQSLVTWATPLLSEDKVKECVDPKLNNEYPPTAIAKVAALAGLCVQEEPDFRPNMAIMVRALQPLLNVN; this comes from the exons ATGTCTTCCTCTTCAGAATCAAATCTTGGCAACTATGGCTTCCTTATCATCAGTGCTATTATGtctatcatcatcattagttaCATTAAGGCTATCATTAATTTCATCAAGGATAGATTCTACAAACAAG CTAGTGAAGTAAAAGAGCCAAGTGAAGCTCCTCATAAAGTTCCACCAATTGAGGTACATGCAGAGATGTCCTTGGATGTGCTAACTATACTCACTGATAACTTTGGGCAGAAAGCTCTGATTGCCGAGGGATCCTATGGCCGTGTTTTTGGTGCTAAATTAAGCAATGGCCAACAAGTAGCAATAAAGCAATTGGATACTAGTTCTTCTCCGGAACCAGATTCTGTCTTCGCAGAACAG TTACAAATGGTTTCAAGACTTAAGCATGAGCATTTTGTGACTCTGATGGGTTACTGCTTAGAAGCAAACAACCGAATCTTGGTTTACGAGTTTGCAACCATGGGCACGCTGCATGATGTATTACATG GTAAGCCTGGTTCAGTTCTTACATGGAATCAGAGAGTTAAAATATTTTGTGGTGTAGCATGTGGCCTCGAATATCTACACGAAAAAGTTGAACCGTCAATTATTCATCGTGATGTCAGATCTAGCAATGTACTATTGTTTGATGATTTTACAACAAAGATTGCTGATTTCGACTTGACAAATCAGTCTTCAGAACATTTCATTAGAGTTCAAGAGAGTTTTGGCTACAATGCTCCAGA GTATGCCATGACAGGACAAATAACTCGGAAAAGTGATGTTTATAATTTTGGAGTTATTCTCTTAGAGCTGTTGACAGGAAGGAAGCCAGTAGATTATACAATGCCCGAAGGGCAACAAAGTCTTGTCACATGG GCAACTCCTCTATTAAGTGAAGATAAAGTGAAGGAGTGTGTTGATCCCAAACTAAACAATGAGTACCCTCCAACGGCAATTGCTAAG GTGGCAGCTCTTGCAGGATTATGTGTTCAAGAAGAGCCAGATTTTCGACCAAACATGGCAATTATGGTCAGGGCACTGCAGCCACTTCTCAATGTGAATTAA
- the LOC132033901 gene encoding putative pentatricopeptide repeat-containing protein At3g23330: MDSSTENFFKILLRNPSSIKTKLQAKQLHAQIVKTRGIRSISLATIILRVYSDLNLLKESLQVFNTFHYVPTKAWKSVIKCYSCNGYFLDSLACFVEMRGCGKLPGRDVFPSVVRACTHLKELRVGECVHGCVVKFGMENDVYTGNALMNMYAKLQVSLNDCKVFDEIPQSIRFSSRKSSSLVNNNNVYGMAQDSDIGVDGIGEVPVLYQETRNELIRSEKSHFDSVSKIFQMMPNKDVVSWNTVIGGNVQSGLYEEALDMLREMSNANLKPDCFTLSSVLPVFARHVDVSKGKEIHGYAIRRGFDKDEFIGSSLIDMYATCTRVEDSYRVFDLLPEKDDISWNSIIAGCVQNGTFDEGLRLFRQMLAANVKPVEVSFSAILPACAHLTALHLGKQLHAYIIRMGFDQNMYIASSLVDMYAKCGKIMTARWIFDRMEVHDSVSWTAIIMGYALHGHASEAIILYENMQRDRIKPNAVAYLAILTACSHAGLVDEGWNYFTSMSRYGVSPDLEHYAAIADLLGRAGRLTEAYKFITDMPIKPTGGIWATLLSACRVHKNVELAEKVAKEMTKADPGNMGPYLLLSNMYSTAGRWKDASKLRTTMRKKGMRKPPACSWIEVRNHVHGFVSGDTSHPYYDQIHEALRDIYERLKQEGYVPETSEALHDVDEEQKSDLLYTHSERLAIAFGIISTPAGTTIRITKNLRVCVDCHTAIKLISKVLGREIIVRDNSRFHHFKDGNCSCGDYW, from the coding sequence ATGGATTCTTCAACTGAAAActttttcaaaatccttttAAGAAACCCATCTTCCATTAAAACAAAGTTACAAGCCAAACAGCTCCATGCCCAAATTGTAAAAACAAGAGGTATAAGGTCTATTTCACTTGCCACCATCATTCTTAGAGTTTACTCTGACCTTAACCTTCTTAAAGAATCTTTACAAGTTTTTAACACTTTTCATTATGTACCCACAAAAGCATGGAAATCTGTTATAAAGTGTTATTCTTGTAATGGCTATTTTCTTGATTCTTTagcttgttttgttgaaatgAGAGGTTGTGGAAAGTTGCCTGGTAGAGATGTATTTCCTTCTGTTGTAAGAGCATGTACACATTTGAAGGAATTGAGAGTTGGTGAATGTGTTCATGGTTGTGTTGTTAAGTTTGGTATGGAAAATGATGTTTATACTGGTAATGCACTTATGAATATGTATGCAAAATTGCAGGTTTCGTTGAATGATTGTAAGGTGTTCGATGAAATTCCTCAGTCAATTCGCTTTAGTAGTCGTAAAAGCAGCAGTTTGGTTAATAATAACAATGTGTATGGTATGGCCCAAGATTCTGATATTGGAGTTGATGGTATTGGTGAAGTACCAGTTCTGTATCAGGAAACAAGAAATGAGTTGATAAGGAGTGAAAAAAGTCATTTTGATAGTGTGAGTAAGATTTTTCAAATGATGCCGAATAAAGATGTTGTTTCGTGGAATACTGTGATTGGTGGAAATGTACAAAGTGGGTTGTATGAGGAAGCTTTGGATATGTTAAGGGAAATGAGCAATGCTAATTTGAAACCTGATTGTTTCACCTTGTCGAGCGTCCTTCCTGTCTTTGCGAGGCATGTAGACGTCTCAAAGGGAAAAGAGATTCATGGGTATGCAATTAGACGCGGGTTTGACAAAGATGAGTTTATCGGAAGTAGCTTAATTGATATGTACGCGACTTGTACCAGGGTTGAGGATTCTTATAGGGTGTTCGATTTGTTACCAGAAAAGGATGACATTTCATGGAATTCGATAATAGCAGGATGTGTGCAAAACGGTACTTTTGATGAAGGGCTGAGATTGTTTAGGCAGATGTTAGCTGCTAATGTCAAGCCTGTTGAAGTTTCTTTCTCAGCTATATTGCCTGCCTGTGCTCATTTGACCGCACTACATCTGGGGAAACAGCTCCATGCATACATAATAAGAATGGGGTTTGATCAAAACATGTATATTGCTAGTTCACTTGTGGACATGTATGCCAAATGTGGGAAGATAATGACTGCTAGATGGATTTTTGACAGGATGGAGGTACACGATTCAGTTTCATGGACAGCCATAATCATGGGCTATGCATTGCATGGACATGCCAGCGAGGCCATTATTCTATATGAGAATATGCAACGTGATAGGATAAAACCCAATGCTGTGGCTTATTTGGCTATTCTAACTGCTTGCAGCCACGCTGGTTTGGTTGATGAAGGTTGGAATTATTTTACAAGTATGAGCAGATATGGTGTATCTCCTGACCTCGAGCACTACGCTGCTATTGCAGACCTTCTTGGTCGTGCTGGAAGATTAACGGAAGCTTATAAGTTTATCACGGACATGCCTATTAAGCCCACCGGGGGTATTTGGGCTACGCTTTTATCAGCTTGCCGAGTTCACAAAAATGTTGAACTGGCTGAAAAAGTTGCCAAAGAAATGACTAAAGCTGATCCTGGGAACATGGGACCTTATCTGCTCTTGTCAAATATGTACTCTACCGCTGGAAGATGGAAAGATGCATCAAAATTAAGAACTACTATGAGGAAGAAAGGAATGAGAAAACCACCAGCCTGCAGCTGGATAGAAGTTAGGAACCATGTTCATGGTTTTGTTTCGGGAGACACATCTCACCCATATTATGATCAGATACACGAAGCACTAAGAGATATTTATGAACGCTTGAAACAAGAAGGTTACGTTCCCGAGACGAGTGAGGCACTACATGATGTTGATGAGGAGCAAAAGAGTGATTTGCTCTATACTCATAGTGAACGGCTTGCGATAGCATTTGGCATTATTAGTACACCTGCTGGGACGACCATTCGCATAACCAAGAATCTCCGTGTATGCGTAGACTGTCACACAGCCATAAAGTTGATATCCAAAGTTTTGGGGAGAGAGATAATTGTGAGAGATAATAGTCGGTTTCACCATTTCAAAGATGGGAATTGTTCATGTGGAGACTATTGGTGA